The following DNA comes from Hordeum vulgare subsp. vulgare chromosome 3H, MorexV3_pseudomolecules_assembly, whole genome shotgun sequence.
AATACCATTGCATAAATTAGGTTTTATAGCAAATGAAGGGAAAAAATGCAAGCTTAAGTTTGTGTGTATAAGCTCACATATCCAAGCAGATTGATGAAGCCTCCACATTGTTGTTTACCAGAATTCCGTTTTCCGCTAAGGATCTCAAAAATGACAACACCAAAGCTGAAGACATCGGATTTAATAGAGAAAACACCCTTCGAAGCATACTCAGGGGCCATGTAACCACTAAAATGTTATATGATAAATGTCAGGATTACCTTATCTGGTTGAAATGTAATATATATAATTGTAATTGGAGTTTTTTCTATGAAACTTACTATGTGCCAACCACTCTTCTTGTAGTGTCGTCTTCAGTTTCATTTGAGCTGAGTATTTTTGCTAGcccaaaatctgaaatttttggatTCATTTCGCTGTCTAGAAGGATGTTGCTTGGTTTAAGATCTCGATGTATGACAAGCAACCGAGAGTGCTTATGTAAGTAAAGGAGTCCATGTGCTATTCCTTCAATTATTTCTAATAGTTTTGACCAATCTAGTAAAGCTCTTTTATACTCATCTGCATATCAATTAGATACTTACTATAAGGAGAAAAGCACCCACATAAATGAAACTATATATATTCACATAACTGATGgaaataaaagttttgagtgatcttTAGTTATTTGATGCAACACAACCACCGACAATAATTAAAGTAAATTAATAAAGTCAAATACATACCAAAGATGAAGATATCCAGGCTTTTGTTTGCCAAGTATTCATAGACTAgtattttctcctcttcttgggagcAACATCCCAAGAACCTAACCAAATTTGTGTGCTGGAGTTTGGCTATGAGCTGGACTTCATTTTTAAACTCAAGGAAACCCTGTCCGGAATGTGAAGCAAGTCTCTTAACCGCTATCTCCAACCCATCTGGAAGCTGGCCCTGAGGGAAAAAAATACATCCAAAAGTTAGGCTCAAATCATCATCTGCCATTTTGGCATAAATA
Coding sequences within:
- the LOC123441349 gene encoding cysteine-rich receptor-like protein kinase 10, which encodes MRNQLKKDKQQDHVVAKGGFGPVYKGQLPDGLEIAVKRLASHSGQGFLEFKNEVQLIAKLQHTNLVRFLGCCSQEEEKILVYEYLANKSLDIFIFDEYKRALLDWSKLLEIIEGIAHGLLYLHKHSRLLVIHRDLKPSNILLDSEMNPKISDFGLAKILSSNETEDDTTRRVVGTYGYMAPEYASKGVFSIKSDVFSFGVVIFEILSGKRNSGKQQCGGFINLLGYAWQLWEDGKWINLLDASMVPDSHLAKLMRCINIALLCVQENASDRPTMGHTVSMLRSDTMILAKPKQPAYINVRVGNEETANAPESCSINDITISATIPR